A single region of the Pseudalkalibacillus berkeleyi genome encodes:
- a CDS encoding efflux RND transporter periplasmic adaptor subunit, with the protein MRYHWIAYYLDHLPIRDQHDVSLTLERLETGVLRLNGYIKKALIVIPIVLFVVINTYLFVLNESLFASEKPYEVSTVEKRDLKETIKSTGVVIPKQIEEFYYDDQRGTLEEILVQEGDKVSSSTEILKYSSSDYESQINVLENEIDILETEQDYHEDRERLLGNQIVRESNKEDEEKDESTIFLLEQEQADAEYQADRIDTTISNKEDAINQLKTRSGETSVKSSISGTVTKVSYERGKNNEPVVIIANEDEVLVRTTLSEEQVLLLSEGDAVLLKSADRKERKGLVASIQPSEKENSKFQVDIEVEETDENRLQVGTTVEMTVRPVAIENAVAINKQSILAINGKEYVLVVKEGYIDKRKASFGFESGSYVEVTKGLKAKETIVKHPNRLLVDDMEIEVKNLEKEKKKEEKDLNKDEESSDGK; encoded by the coding sequence ATGCGTTACCATTGGATTGCATATTATCTTGATCACCTGCCTATCCGTGATCAACATGATGTATCACTTACACTTGAACGGTTAGAAACGGGGGTTCTAAGGTTGAATGGTTACATAAAAAAAGCACTGATAGTGATTCCGATTGTTCTCTTTGTCGTTATTAATACGTATTTGTTTGTGCTGAATGAGTCGCTCTTTGCTAGTGAAAAACCATACGAAGTTTCGACAGTGGAAAAACGAGATCTTAAAGAGACAATTAAGTCTACAGGTGTTGTTATCCCAAAACAAATAGAAGAATTTTATTATGACGATCAACGAGGGACATTGGAAGAAATTCTTGTGCAAGAAGGGGACAAGGTCTCCAGTAGTACAGAAATTCTTAAGTATAGTTCTTCAGATTATGAGAGTCAGATTAATGTGTTAGAAAATGAAATCGATATACTTGAAACCGAACAAGATTATCATGAAGATCGCGAACGACTTCTTGGTAACCAAATCGTTCGAGAGTCAAATAAAGAAGATGAAGAAAAAGATGAATCGACTATATTCTTATTAGAACAAGAACAAGCTGATGCTGAATATCAAGCCGATCGGATTGATACAACCATTTCTAATAAGGAAGACGCAATTAATCAATTGAAGACACGCTCAGGAGAAACGAGCGTTAAGAGCTCTATTTCAGGAACTGTCACAAAGGTATCTTATGAAAGAGGGAAGAACAACGAACCCGTTGTGATAATTGCTAACGAAGATGAAGTTTTAGTAAGGACGACTCTTTCGGAAGAACAAGTTCTTCTGCTAAGTGAAGGTGATGCGGTTCTGTTAAAATCTGCAGATCGTAAAGAACGTAAAGGATTAGTAGCATCTATACAACCTTCAGAGAAAGAAAATTCAAAGTTCCAAGTAGACATAGAAGTTGAAGAAACAGATGAAAATCGACTTCAAGTCGGGACTACAGTTGAAATGACTGTTCGTCCTGTAGCTATCGAAAATGCGGTTGCGATAAACAAACAATCAATCTTAGCTATAAATGGGAAAGAATACGTCCTTGTTGTAAAAGAAGGATACATAGATAAGCGAAAAGCTTCCTTTGGCTTTGAAAGCGGATCCTATGTGGAAGTTACAAAAGGATTAAAGGCTAAAGAAACTATTGTTAAGCACCCGAACCGTCTACTCGTAGATGATATGGAAATTGAAGTGAAGAATCTTGAAAAAGAGAAGAAAAAGGAAGAGAAAGATCTAAATAAAGATGAAGAATCATCAGATGGAAAATAA
- the trhA gene encoding PAQR family membrane homeostasis protein TrhA: protein MANTHTYTRKEEIVNAITHGIGVVFSLVALVLLVVMAALEGSAWHVVSFSIYGASMLILYTASTLVHSFPDGKLKDLFEIFDHAAIYIFIAGTYTPFLFIIVKGALGWTLFGIVWGIALFGVFFKAFFVKRFLFLSTVIYIVMGWLAVFAWKPLMTTLPTSGGLLFIIGGLLYTVGTIFYVWRAFPYHHAVWHVFVLAGTAFHFFAILLYVLPIRVI, encoded by the coding sequence ATGGCAAATACGCACACCTATACGCGTAAAGAAGAAATCGTCAACGCAATTACACATGGAATTGGTGTAGTTTTCAGTCTCGTCGCGCTCGTGCTTCTTGTCGTAATGGCTGCGCTTGAGGGTTCAGCCTGGCATGTAGTCAGTTTTTCAATATACGGTGCCTCTATGTTAATCCTTTATACGGCATCCACTCTCGTACACAGTTTCCCAGACGGCAAACTGAAGGATTTGTTTGAAATCTTTGACCATGCAGCGATCTACATCTTTATCGCAGGTACGTACACTCCATTCTTGTTCATTATCGTCAAAGGTGCATTAGGATGGACATTGTTTGGAATCGTCTGGGGAATTGCTTTGTTTGGAGTCTTCTTTAAAGCATTCTTTGTCAAACGATTTCTCTTCCTATCAACTGTCATTTATATCGTAATGGGCTGGCTCGCGGTATTTGCTTGGAAGCCATTGATGACAACTTTACCAACTAGTGGAGGTTTGCTCTTTATCATAGGTGGGCTCCTATACACAGTCGGCACGATTTTCTATGTGTGGCGCGCCTTCCCTTATCACCATGCAGTCTGGCACGTTTTTGTTTTAGCAGGTACAGCATTCCATTTCTTCGCAATACTGCTTTATGTATTACCTATTAGGGTGATCTGA
- a CDS encoding B12-binding domain-containing radical SAM protein, with product MNVVVSTLNAKYIHTSLALRYLKSYCAPEFNLQMAEYTIKDPVMNIVSDLYSYDPDVIGFSCYIWNIEETIPIIEMLKKIKPEIKIVLGGPEVSYDVPQWLERLTLVDYIIVGEGEETFKDFLTALRDENDPEEVKGLAFLKDGRPHRSGPRPKLDLKSVPSPFRFEEDLSQLSKRVTYIETSRGCPYSCAFCLSSIEVGVRYFDIEMIKEEIRFLMNNGARTIKFVDRTFNIRRDYALEMFEFLIEEHLPNTVFQFEITADIMRPEVIDYLNEHAPVGLFRFEIGVQSTNDATNELVERRQNFDKLKRTVTTVRDGGKIVQHLDLIAGLPEENYDSFRQTFNDVFDFRIEEVQLGFLKMLRGTGLRLRADQHDYIYMDQAPYEILGNNVLTFDEIIKIKRVEDVLEKFWNDHRMDTTVTYLIDHVFPTAFDFFQQFGDYWERSGWSRIGHQLEDLFKRLHSFLSERNIEGLPAIEGLMKYDYFIRQKHKPRKPWWDYTMDRQTQSACMRFLALNPEKVSDEFAGLQLTEKELHKHVMIESIPFDLETYLEDGVIKNRETLLIMYFDPKAKKTSAYTIANELININEIV from the coding sequence ATGAATGTAGTTGTAAGTACATTAAACGCAAAATATATACACACCTCCCTTGCACTCAGATATTTAAAGAGCTATTGCGCTCCTGAATTCAATTTGCAAATGGCGGAATATACAATTAAAGATCCAGTGATGAACATCGTAAGTGATTTGTATTCTTATGATCCTGATGTTATCGGATTTAGCTGTTATATATGGAATATAGAAGAAACGATTCCGATTATTGAAATGTTAAAGAAAATTAAGCCAGAAATTAAAATAGTCCTTGGAGGACCTGAAGTTTCATACGACGTGCCTCAATGGCTAGAACGATTGACCCTTGTTGACTACATCATCGTAGGTGAAGGAGAAGAAACGTTTAAAGATTTCCTTACTGCCTTAAGAGATGAAAACGATCCTGAAGAAGTGAAAGGCTTAGCATTTTTAAAAGACGGAAGGCCTCACCGATCAGGACCTCGACCGAAACTTGACCTTAAATCGGTCCCTTCTCCATTCCGTTTTGAAGAAGATTTAAGTCAATTATCGAAACGAGTAACTTACATTGAGACGAGTAGAGGCTGTCCTTACTCTTGTGCTTTCTGCTTATCCTCAATTGAAGTGGGCGTCCGTTATTTTGATATTGAAATGATAAAAGAAGAAATTCGATTTCTTATGAACAATGGCGCACGAACCATCAAGTTTGTTGACCGTACATTTAACATTCGACGAGACTACGCATTAGAAATGTTCGAATTCTTAATAGAAGAGCACCTTCCAAATACGGTGTTCCAATTTGAAATCACAGCGGACATCATGAGACCAGAAGTGATTGATTATTTGAACGAACATGCCCCTGTCGGCCTGTTCAGATTTGAAATAGGTGTCCAGTCTACAAATGACGCAACAAATGAACTCGTTGAACGAAGGCAAAACTTTGATAAGTTAAAAAGAACAGTCACGACAGTTCGAGACGGCGGCAAAATCGTTCAACATCTCGATTTAATTGCTGGTTTACCTGAAGAAAATTACGATTCATTCCGTCAAACTTTTAATGACGTATTTGATTTCCGCATTGAAGAAGTTCAGCTTGGTTTCTTGAAGATGTTGCGTGGTACTGGTTTACGCCTAAGAGCAGATCAACATGATTACATTTATATGGACCAAGCACCCTATGAGATATTGGGTAACAATGTACTAACCTTTGATGAAATCATTAAAATAAAACGTGTGGAAGATGTCCTCGAAAAGTTTTGGAATGATCACAGAATGGATACCACTGTTACTTATCTCATTGATCATGTGTTCCCAACAGCTTTTGATTTCTTCCAGCAATTCGGTGATTATTGGGAAAGAAGCGGATGGTCTCGTATAGGACATCAATTAGAAGATCTGTTTAAGCGACTCCATTCATTTCTAAGTGAGCGTAATATTGAGGGACTTCCAGCCATTGAAGGACTGATGAAATACGATTACTTCATTCGTCAAAAGCATAAACCACGAAAACCTTGGTGGGATTATACGATGGATCGACAAACGCAGTCCGCTTGTATGCGATTCTTAGCATTGAATCCTGAAAAAGTTTCAGATGAGTTTGCAGGACTTCAATTAACAGAGAAAGAATTGCATAAACACGTAATGATTGAAAGCATTCCATTCGATTTAGAAACTTATCTAGAGGATGGGGTTATTAAAAATCGTGAAACACTGTTAATCATGTATTTTGATCCAAAAGCTAAGAAAACGTCCGCTTATACGATTGCAAACGAATTAATCAATATAAATGAGATCGTTTAA
- a CDS encoding 4a-hydroxytetrahydrobiopterin dehydratase, translating into MDRLSDCEITKRLENLQGWSLQDEKWIVKKYRFKEYLDGIEFVRNIAHISEDIQHHPMISIDYKLVTVKLSSWQAKGLTELDFKLAADYDRSYE; encoded by the coding sequence GTGGACCGATTATCAGACTGTGAGATTACTAAACGATTAGAGAATCTACAAGGATGGTCCTTACAAGATGAAAAGTGGATTGTGAAGAAATATAGGTTTAAAGAGTATTTAGATGGTATCGAGTTTGTTCGTAATATCGCGCATATTTCTGAAGACATCCAGCACCATCCGATGATCTCCATCGACTACAAACTTGTTACTGTAAAATTAAGTTCATGGCAGGCGAAGGGTCTAACAGAGCTGGATTTCAAACTCGCAGCTGATTATGACCGTTCGTACGAATAG
- a CDS encoding fumarylacetoacetate hydrolase family protein, giving the protein MKFFSGIYQGESMIGVIYTKTNETINLTEASANYGVQLPSTLLACIQMGEEFVRMVHSVLDFVDQETEERPFKIHFEDVQLQAPILRPNKNIFCVGKNYRDHALELGGVEDIPEVPMFFSKSPTSVIGTNEVIQIPTDVTTDIDYEGELAVIIGKRGKRIQTEDAYDFVFGYTIVNDVTARDLQSKHKQFLIGKSMDTSCPMGPVIVHKAAIPDPHDLFITTRVNDEVRQQSSTSNMMFTIPELISDLSKVMTLEPGDIIATGTPAGVGKGFNPPKYLKANDRVTIDIDRIGTLMNTVENEVY; this is encoded by the coding sequence ATGAAATTTTTCAGTGGGATTTATCAAGGTGAGTCAATGATCGGAGTTATTTATACGAAAACGAACGAAACAATTAACCTTACGGAAGCATCAGCAAACTATGGTGTCCAATTGCCAAGCACATTACTAGCTTGTATACAGATGGGTGAAGAGTTTGTGAGAATGGTTCATAGTGTATTAGATTTTGTTGATCAAGAGACAGAAGAACGACCTTTCAAAATTCATTTTGAAGACGTGCAGTTACAAGCTCCGATTTTAAGGCCGAATAAAAATATTTTCTGTGTTGGGAAGAATTATCGAGATCATGCGCTCGAGCTCGGTGGTGTAGAAGATATACCTGAAGTCCCAATGTTCTTTTCAAAATCACCTACATCCGTTATTGGTACAAATGAAGTCATCCAGATCCCAACTGATGTTACGACGGATATTGATTATGAAGGTGAACTTGCTGTCATCATAGGAAAAAGAGGGAAAAGGATTCAAACAGAAGACGCTTATGACTTTGTGTTTGGCTATACAATTGTGAATGATGTAACTGCTAGAGATCTTCAAAGTAAACATAAGCAATTTCTTATTGGAAAGAGCATGGATACGAGCTGTCCAATGGGTCCAGTTATTGTACATAAAGCTGCCATACCTGACCCTCATGACTTATTCATAACAACACGTGTAAATGATGAAGTGCGACAACAATCTTCAACGTCCAACATGATGTTCACTATTCCTGAGCTTATTAGTGATTTATCTAAAGTGATGACGCTTGAACCAGGAGATATTATTGCAACAGGAACGCCAGCGGGAGTGGGAAAAGGGTTCAATCCACCAAAGTATTTGAAAGCAAACGATCGTGTGACGATTGATATCGATCGAATTGGAACGCTCATGAATACAGTAGAGAACGAGGTTTACTAA
- a CDS encoding NAD-dependent succinate-semialdehyde dehydrogenase — translation MDKGIFINNEWADHGLEKIEVRNPATGEIVGTVPKGGKKETKSAIDAAHDAFPSWSALNAYDRAAYLEKLYDLMVKHEDELAELMTSEMGKPLKESKGEVQYAASFVKWYAEEGKRVYGRTIPPSKDNKRMQVIKQPVGVVGAITPWNFPAAMITRKMAPALAAGCTFVVKPPKETPLTAVRLVELCEEAGFPKGVVNLVSGKSSEIGDELLTNPKVRKITFTGSTEIGKTLMEKASGQVKNLSLELGGHAPIVVLDDADIPYAAKQTVASKFRNGGQTCICGNRVYVQEKVYDEFIKHVVAETEKLKVGNGFEDGTDIGPMINKDAYEKVGKHVENAVNQGAKCVTGGKGHEAENGTYFYEPTVIIDVQPSMLIMNEETFGPVAPIQKVKTDEEAIKYANMTPFGLASYVFSENYSRGMKVVEALDYGIVGWNDGLPSAAQAPFGGMKQSGLGREGGLEGLEAYLETKYISIGMK, via the coding sequence ATGGATAAAGGCATTTTCATAAATAATGAATGGGCTGACCATGGCCTAGAGAAAATTGAAGTCCGCAATCCTGCAACAGGTGAGATCGTAGGAACCGTACCTAAAGGTGGCAAGAAGGAAACGAAATCAGCAATTGATGCTGCACACGATGCATTTCCTTCTTGGTCGGCTTTAAACGCTTATGATCGCGCTGCATACTTAGAAAAATTATACGATTTAATGGTGAAACATGAAGATGAATTGGCTGAACTAATGACATCAGAAATGGGAAAACCGTTGAAGGAATCGAAGGGTGAAGTTCAGTACGCGGCTTCCTTCGTAAAATGGTATGCGGAAGAAGGTAAGCGTGTATACGGTCGTACGATTCCTCCATCAAAAGATAATAAACGGATGCAAGTCATTAAACAGCCAGTTGGTGTTGTAGGTGCGATTACACCATGGAACTTCCCAGCAGCAATGATTACTCGCAAAATGGCACCCGCTTTAGCCGCTGGATGTACATTTGTTGTAAAACCACCTAAAGAAACACCGCTAACAGCAGTGCGCCTAGTTGAGCTTTGTGAGGAGGCGGGCTTTCCTAAAGGTGTTGTGAATTTAGTTTCAGGAAAATCATCTGAGATTGGCGATGAATTATTAACGAATCCTAAAGTACGGAAGATTACGTTTACAGGGTCGACTGAAATCGGGAAAACATTAATGGAGAAAGCTTCAGGTCAAGTGAAAAACTTATCTCTAGAGCTTGGTGGACATGCGCCAATTGTTGTCCTTGATGACGCAGATATTCCATACGCTGCCAAACAAACGGTAGCTTCTAAATTCCGAAATGGTGGGCAAACTTGCATATGCGGAAATCGGGTTTACGTACAAGAAAAGGTATATGACGAATTTATTAAACATGTTGTTGCTGAAACAGAAAAGCTTAAAGTAGGGAACGGCTTTGAAGATGGAACAGACATCGGTCCTATGATTAATAAGGATGCTTATGAAAAAGTTGGCAAACATGTTGAAAACGCGGTGAACCAAGGTGCTAAATGCGTGACGGGTGGAAAAGGTCATGAGGCTGAAAACGGTACTTACTTTTACGAGCCAACGGTTATTATTGATGTTCAGCCTAGCATGCTCATTATGAATGAGGAAACGTTCGGTCCAGTGGCACCGATTCAGAAAGTAAAGACAGATGAAGAAGCAATCAAATATGCGAATATGACACCATTTGGATTAGCATCATACGTTTTCAGTGAAAATTATAGTAGAGGTATGAAGGTCGTTGAAGCGCTAGACTACGGAATTGTCGGTTGGAATGATGGACTACCATCTGCAGCTCAAGCGCCATTTGGAGGTATGAAGCAAAGTGGACTAGGACGAGAAGGCGGATTGGAAGGATTAGAAGCCTATCTTGAAACGAAATACATCTCAATCGGAATGAAGTAA
- a CDS encoding ornithine--oxo-acid transaminase produces MNQNQVTDQQGTEQIISKTEQYGAKNYLPLPIVISEAEGVWVKDPEGKRYMDMLSAYSAVNQGHRHPKIIEALTKQAGRVTLTSRAFHNDQLAPFYEKVSQLTEKDMILPMNTGAEAVETAIKSARRWAYDVKGVAENQAEIIACEGNFHGRTMSAVSLSSEAEYKRGFGPMLPGIKLVPYGDIKALKEAITENTAAFLFEPIQGEAGINIPPEGFLKEVRELCSNENVLMIADEIQAGLGRSGKRFACDWDNVVPDMYILGKALGGGVFPISCVAANKDVLGVFNPGSHGSTFGGNPLGCAVSVASLEVMEEEKLVERSLELGDYFQKELKSINNPKIKEVRGRGLFIGVEMTEAARPYCEQLKEKGLLCKETHDTVIRFAPPLIIDKKDLDWAIEQIKDVLSV; encoded by the coding sequence ATGAATCAAAATCAAGTAACTGACCAACAAGGAACTGAACAGATTATTTCGAAAACAGAACAATATGGTGCAAAGAACTACCTTCCACTACCGATTGTTATTTCTGAAGCAGAAGGTGTTTGGGTTAAAGACCCTGAAGGTAAACGTTATATGGATATGCTCAGTGCGTATTCTGCAGTGAACCAAGGTCACCGTCATCCTAAGATCATTGAAGCTCTTACTAAGCAAGCTGGTCGAGTAACATTAACATCTCGTGCATTTCATAACGATCAACTTGCTCCATTTTACGAAAAAGTTTCACAATTAACAGAGAAAGACATGATCTTACCAATGAATACTGGAGCAGAAGCAGTTGAGACAGCTATTAAATCAGCACGTCGTTGGGCATATGATGTAAAAGGCGTCGCTGAGAACCAAGCTGAAATCATCGCTTGTGAAGGGAACTTCCACGGACGTACAATGTCTGCGGTCTCATTATCATCTGAAGCAGAATACAAGCGTGGCTTCGGTCCGATGTTACCAGGAATTAAGCTAGTTCCATACGGTGACATTAAGGCATTGAAAGAAGCGATTACAGAAAACACAGCTGCATTCTTATTTGAACCGATTCAAGGTGAAGCTGGAATCAACATACCACCAGAAGGATTCTTAAAAGAAGTCCGTGAGTTATGTTCTAATGAAAATGTACTTATGATTGCTGATGAAATTCAAGCTGGTTTAGGCCGATCTGGTAAAAGGTTTGCATGTGACTGGGACAACGTTGTACCAGATATGTATATCTTAGGAAAAGCACTTGGAGGCGGGGTATTCCCAATTTCTTGTGTGGCTGCAAATAAAGATGTACTAGGTGTATTTAATCCTGGATCACACGGATCCACATTCGGTGGTAACCCGTTAGGTTGTGCAGTGTCTGTTGCATCCCTTGAAGTCATGGAAGAGGAAAAGCTTGTGGAGCGTTCACTAGAGCTTGGTGACTACTTCCAAAAAGAGCTTAAATCAATTAACAATCCGAAGATTAAAGAAGTACGCGGACGCGGACTATTTATCGGAGTTGAAATGACAGAAGCAGCTCGCCCTTATTGTGAGCAGTTAAAAGAAAAAGGTTTACTTTGTAAAGAAACACATGATACAGTCATCCGATTTGCTCCACCACTCATCATTGACAAGAAAGACCTAGATTGGGCAATTGAGCAAATTAAAGACGTATTAAGCGTATAA